ACGTCGTGAGCAGGGACAGGGCGGCCGGGGTGACGGCGGCGGTGGCGAGGCCCTGGGCGACACGTGCGGCCAGCAACAGGCCGGGATCGGTGGCGAGGCCGCCGAGAAGGGAACCAATCCCGAGCAGAGCCATGCCGGCGATGAAGAGGCGTTTGCGGCCGAAGAGGTCAGCGACCCGGCCGAAGAACAGGGTGAATCCTGCCGCGCAGAGCGCGAAGGACGTCGCGATCCACTGCAGGTGTTCGAGGGAGAATCCGACGTCGGCCCCGATGCGGGGGAGTGCGACGTTGAGGATGGAGAAGTCCACCGCGAGGGTGAAGCTGGCGGTCAGCAGCAGGACCATGATGAGCCGCTGCCGGCCGGTCATCCGGGGAGGCGCTGCGGGAGCTGGCGGGGCCGGTGGTGCGGTGAGCTGGGGGAGTGGTGAGGTGTCGCGGGCTGTCATGGCGGGGATGTCCGATCGCTGAAGTCTGGGATGGGTTCCCTTCCACCCTGCCGGTCCCGGGCACGGACAGCCACGCCGTGCTGTGGGTAGCACTGGCAGTGCTACCCACAGTTGGTGATGTTCGGGAATACTCACAGGTATGAATCAACCGGTAGCCATGGGCGAGTTCCTGCGCAAACGACGGGCCTCCCTGAGCCCGGGCGATGTCGGGCTCATGGACTACGGGACGCGGCGGGTGCCTGGCCTGCGGCGTGAGGAGGTGGCGATGATGGCCGGGATGAGCGTGACCTACTATGCCCGGCTGGAACAGGGCCAGCACCTGAACGCCTCCGACGCCGTCATTAACTCCCTTTCCAGGGCGCTGGCGTTGACCGACGTCGAACGCAAGCACCTCGCGGACCTCTCCGGAATCCGGCGCCGGAACGCGAAGCCTTCCCGCAGCCGCCCGGACCATGTCCGGCCCGGAACGAAACGGCTGATCGAGTCCATGCACCCGGTCCCGGCGGTGGTGCTGGGTAAACGCACGGAGGTCCTGGCCTGGAACGCCGCCGGCCACGGCCTGGTCGCCCCGCATCTGGACTTCGAATCCCCGGAAACGCCGACACAGCGGCCGAACATGACCCGGATGCTCTTCCTGGACGAAGCCACACGGAACCTGTATGCGCACTGGCGGACCGAGGCCGGCCGCGCCGTGGCCTCCCTGCGGCTCCTGTCGGGCCGGTTCGCCGACGACGCCGAGCTCGCCGCGCTGGTCGGTGAGCTGACCCTCAAAAGCCCGGAATTCGCCGTGATGTGGGCCGAACACCCGGTCGAGAACTGCATGTCCGGTAGCAAAACCCTGCACCACCCTGCGCTCGGACCGCTGGAGCTCGGGTTTGAGGTCCTGACCATGCCGGACGATTCCGGTCATCGGATCCTGACCTACACGGCCGAACCCGGCAGCGCCGAGGCCCGCGCACTGGCCCGGCTCACAGACGAACGAACTGTTTTGACGCTCTGATCAAGAGAAGCTCGCTTCGCGAGCCGACAGACGTGACCCGATGGACAGAAAAGTGGGGCAACCACAATGGAGGCAAACATGGCGCGAGTGGTCAGTCTCATTCGTTCGGACTCTCTGGCAGACGTTGCGCAGTACGCATACGCAGCAACCGCCCCCAGCGGCGCCCGCCTTATCTTCCTGGCCGGCGCATGTCCGCTGAACGCGGATGGTTCGACGGCGGGGGTAGGTGACTACACGGCCCAGGCGGAGAAGGCGATAGCGAACATGCGCCTTGCTTTGGAGGCGGCCGGTGCGGGCTTGGAGGATGTGATCAGCACTCGCGTTCTCGTCGCGTCTAACGACAGGGTCGACCTGGTGGCTGCGTGGGACGTTGTCCGCACCTCGTTCGGTGACCACGATGTTCCCAGCACCCTGATGGGAGTCACTGTTCTCGGCTACCCCGACCAGCTCGTGGAAGTCGAAGCGGTAGCCGCAGTCCTCGACTGAACGCGGCACCAGCCGGCAACGAAGCTGGGGACGCTTGCCGGGGGTGGGTGGTTGAACAAGGATCAGCCCCGCCCCGCAGGAACGAATGGCCCATCGGTGCACCAATGCGGTCTGTCTTGAGTCGAGCCACTCACCCTTCATCAGCCGGTCCGGGCAGCTCACCGAACCAATCGCTGGGATCTAGACCAAGCGCGAGAGCCGCCGACCGCGGGAGCGCCTGAGGCCCCAGGGGACGCGGAAAGGACAGTCGTGTCAGCTCCGGCTACCGGGCAGTAATCTGCGTTGCCCGTTCTAGCAGATCCGATGTGGTCACGACTGTGGCGAACTCTTCGTGGAGATTCACCCCTGTCATCCGTGACAGGTCAGCCGCGGTGACGTTTTGTCTGTCCGGGGCGGTGCGGTCGAAGGTGTGGGTCGCGTCGAGGGGGAAGTAGACCCGGTAGCCCAGATTGCCCCCGACTCGAGCCGTGGTTTCGCAGCAATGGTTGGTGGTGATTCCGCAGACGACCAGCTCCTTGATGTCGTTTTCCTGAAGCCACGCGTGTAGATCGGGGGTGCCGTGGAAGCTGGAGTTGACGTTCTTGCGCACCAGAAGATCCGGTGTGCCGGTGATGATGTCCTTGAACGCGTTGCCGGGGTTGTTCGGGTGCAGGGGGGAGGAGGGCGTGGTCGAATCGTGGCGGACGAAAACGATGGGACGGCCGGTTTCCCGCCAGCGCATCAGCAGGGCCGCGATGTTCGCCTCGCAGGAGGGGTTATCGCGAGGACCCCAGTACGCGGCGTCGTCGAAGGCCCGTTGCGCATCGATGATCACCAGTGCGGCACGGGGGTCAATGGTGGGATTTCGCGCGTGGCTCATGGATGTTCCTGTCGGGTGTTGGTTAGCGATGGGGGACTGTTTCATTCGGCCAGACGGTCTCTCAACTGTTACGTGTATGGTCCACCCGCAGCATCGTAAGGTCCTCGGCTGCGTTGATGATGACCCCACATCCGGGTTCAGTGACAGCGAAGACGGTCCCTGGCTCCAGGGCGTACCGGGCATGTCCTCCAGGAAGGGACGCCCAGCCGCGGCCGCCGATGCAATAGAGGGACGTTCCCTCCCCGGCTTCTACCCGTTTTTCGCCATCGGTTGTGGAGATGCCGAGTTCCTGTATCGCGTACCCGAACTGCTGATCCTTGGATATGACCTTGCCGGCGCCGCATGCGTCACGGTCGGCCGTTGTTGCGTGGAACATTGAATTCTCTTTTTCGATTGGGATGGGGACGCGGGGGCGGGACGTCCGCGGCTGATCTTTTATGCTCGTGCTGTCCTGGTGCGGCCTGAGCTGATCCTGGAGTGCCGTGAATCGTTGGCAGCTGCTTTAGGGGTGTTTGAACCCTGGGCGGGTGCTGCGTGTCTGGATGTCTTCCAGTTCCTGGAACAAGGTCAGCTGCAACCCCCCGGGACCGGTCAACCTGGAGTTCAATGACTTCCATGGCGTTTCGCGCGGCTCGGCAACGAGGGTGGCGCCGCCCGCGACGAGATCCTTCGTTGCCGTGGCCGAATCGTCCACTTCGAAGGCGACCCGGATTTTTGCGCTCCGTTGGCCGTCGGCCTCGATATCGTCGATCATCCGGATCTGGGCCGGGTTGGAGAGTTCGAGCGTGGCGCGACCGACCTCGAGGATGGTGACTCTGGCATCGCCGTCACCTTCAAAGGCGGCTTGTTCAGTGAGGCCCAGCACGTCTCGGTAGAACGTCACCGCGGCCTCGTAATCTTCGGCTTCGACGATGAGGCGCAGCTGGCGCACAGGGGCTGTGGTTCTCTTCTCTGTAGTCATGCTCGTACCCTAGAACCTGACACCAATGTGAGAGGCAAGGCATAGATGCGTATCGGAGAACTTTCGGCCGCGACAGGGGTCAGTGTGCGTTCACTGCGGTACTACGAGGACCAGGGCCTGCTAAGCGCGGACCGCACCGGATCAGGGCAAAGGGTCTACGGCCCGGATGCGGCGGCCCGTGTGGGGCTCATCCAGGAGCTCTTCGGAGCCGGCATATGCAGCGCAACGATGGTCGATCTGCTCCCGTGCATGAGTGATCCCGGCGTGAGGACACCCAAGCTGCGGAGCCGGTTGCTCCAGGAACGCGACCGGATCTCGGACACCATCACAAACCTCGCGACAACCCAGGCAGCCTTGGACCGGATCATCAACGAAATCTGAGTATGCCAACCTAATTGGGGACCACTGAGACGGCTTGATTCAGGACCACCCACGAGCCCACGCCCCGGAGTCGGTCCCGTCCGATGGGCCGCTCCCGGAGGACGACGGCGCTGCTAAGTTTGTCGTATCGGTGCGGCTTCCGTTCGGACGGCATCCGAGTGACGAAAATTCTGCCCAAGGAGCACCCCTCTGGTACACCCGGAACGCACTACAACCTCTGCCCCGGCCGACCTGGTCTTCTCGTTCGGCACCCTGTTGGATGAGAAGGTGCAGCAGTCGCTGTTCGGCACCCGGCTCAACACGGTCAAGGACTCCCTGATCGGGCACGGAACCACCGAGGTCGTCATCACCGACCTGGATGTGATTGCCAAGAGCGGCAAGAACGTTCACCTCGGCCTCGTCCGGCGTGAAGGTAACTCAGTATCCGGCGGCCTGCTGGCTCTAACCCCTGACCAGCTGGCCACGGCCGACGCCTACGAGGTCGGCGCCTACGCCCGCCGCCGCGTGCCCACCGGAGCCCACGGGCAGGCCTGGTGTTACGTCTCCGCCGAGCCTCTGGCCGTGGCCGAACGCATTGCCCTGATCGGCGATAGCATTGCCTACGGGCGCTGCACCCCGGAAGGCGGCTGGGCCGCCCGGGTCGCCTCGCGACACATCGCCCGCGACGAGGAGAACAACCGGTTCTTCAACCTGGCCTGGCCGGGCGCCACCATGCTCGAGGTCCTGGACGCCGCCGAGGCCGAGGTGTCCGCCCGCCGCGCCGACACGATCCTGGTGGCGGCCGGCATCAATGACCTTCTCCATGTCGAGGGACGAAGCGGGGCAAAAGTGAGCCAGGACGTAATCGCCCGGCTGGAGTCCTTCTGTGATGCCATGGAGTCCCAGGGACGGCGCGTGGTGGTGATGAGCCCGAACTGGGTAGACACCACAGTGATACCCGGCCTCCATCTGGACGAGATCCTAGACCTGCGGGAGAGCATGCGGTCCTGGTGCCAGCGGACCTTCCGGGACTTCCTGGACACCTGGAACGTCCTGGCCGACCGCCCGGCCCTGTTCAGCGACGGCATCCATCCCTCGACCGAGGGCCACCGACTGCTGGCCGAAGCTGTCGGCAGCATCTGAGCTGATCCCCGGGCCGCGTGTAGATTATCCGGGACAGCTGTCAGGGCGGTGGAAGTGCCTCTTGGCGGACGCATATGAAGATGTGCGGTCCGACCCCACCATCGCTCACTGGCGATCTTGTCAGTGGATTCAAGGTCAACGATGGACGAGATTCTTCAAGGAGGTTTGTAGTGAACCGTAGCGAACTGAAAACAGTTCTGGAGTCTGAAGGCTACAAAACAAATGCCTATGAACTTGAGGGTGGCACCCCTGACGATACGTACTGTCTAGAGGAT
This genomic window from Arthrobacter sp. EM1 contains:
- a CDS encoding helix-turn-helix transcriptional regulator, with the translated sequence MNQPVAMGEFLRKRRASLSPGDVGLMDYGTRRVPGLRREEVAMMAGMSVTYYARLEQGQHLNASDAVINSLSRALALTDVERKHLADLSGIRRRNAKPSRSRPDHVRPGTKRLIESMHPVPAVVLGKRTEVLAWNAAGHGLVAPHLDFESPETPTQRPNMTRMLFLDEATRNLYAHWRTEAGRAVASLRLLSGRFADDAELAALVGELTLKSPEFAVMWAEHPVENCMSGSKTLHHPALGPLELGFEVLTMPDDSGHRILTYTAEPGSAEARALARLTDERTVLTL
- a CDS encoding Rid family hydrolase, which encodes MARVVSLIRSDSLADVAQYAYAATAPSGARLIFLAGACPLNADGSTAGVGDYTAQAEKAIANMRLALEAAGAGLEDVISTRVLVASNDRVDLVAAWDVVRTSFGDHDVPSTLMGVTVLGYPDQLVEVEAVAAVLD
- a CDS encoding cysteine hydrolase family protein, whose translation is MSHARNPTIDPRAALVIIDAQRAFDDAAYWGPRDNPSCEANIAALLMRWRETGRPIVFVRHDSTTPSSPLHPNNPGNAFKDIITGTPDLLVRKNVNSSFHGTPDLHAWLQENDIKELVVCGITTNHCCETTARVGGNLGYRVYFPLDATHTFDRTAPDRQNVTAADLSRMTGVNLHEEFATVVTTSDLLERATQITAR
- a CDS encoding VOC family protein; this translates as MTTEKRTTAPVRQLRLIVEAEDYEAAVTFYRDVLGLTEQAAFEGDGDARVTILEVGRATLELSNPAQIRMIDDIEADGQRSAKIRVAFEVDDSATATKDLVAGGATLVAEPRETPWKSLNSRLTGPGGLQLTLFQELEDIQTRSTRPGFKHP
- a CDS encoding MerR family transcriptional regulator; translated protein: MRIGELSAATGVSVRSLRYYEDQGLLSADRTGSGQRVYGPDAAARVGLIQELFGAGICSATMVDLLPCMSDPGVRTPKLRSRLLQERDRISDTITNLATTQAALDRIINEI
- a CDS encoding GDSL-type esterase/lipase family protein yields the protein MVFSFGTLLDEKVQQSLFGTRLNTVKDSLIGHGTTEVVITDLDVIAKSGKNVHLGLVRREGNSVSGGLLALTPDQLATADAYEVGAYARRRVPTGAHGQAWCYVSAEPLAVAERIALIGDSIAYGRCTPEGGWAARVASRHIARDEENNRFFNLAWPGATMLEVLDAAEAEVSARRADTILVAAGINDLLHVEGRSGAKVSQDVIARLESFCDAMESQGRRVVVMSPNWVDTTVIPGLHLDEILDLRESMRSWCQRTFRDFLDTWNVLADRPALFSDGIHPSTEGHRLLAEAVGSI